GAAGCCGGGAGTCCGCTCCCCGGGCCGGGAGCAGCCGCCCGGCAAAAGCCGCGGACTTCCTTATTTTCCAGGAGGAGAGCTGGATTACCGCATAGAAAAATAGGCTTTTGCCATCCAGTCTCGTACTTAGCCTCAATTCGGGCAAGTGGGGGTGGAAAAAAGAGAGACGGGGAGGATGTGTGAAAGAGTTAAGGAACTCAACTTGATTTCAAGCCCCCTTGAGGCGCTCCCCAAGTATCCATCTGCCCAAAGACAGTTGGTGGGCCGGCACAAAAGTATTCCCGTCTGTCCCCCATACAGGGCCATCTCTCAGGAGCTCTCCGGCGAAAAGTTGTCAATCCCCTTTCACTCGACCGAATCTACTATCCACACAGTTGTCATCATTGCCATTGGTCAAGATCCACACCGGTTGCATAGTTGTGCGGAGTTTGGGACTCCCACCCACTGGTCTTGGCTTCCTCACCTTTGTGAGACTTTTCTCTGAATATCTTGTATATCGCTATGTCTCCGGTCAATAtcaagagactcttttttttttttttaagatcttttatttgtttatttattcatgagagacagacagagagagagagagagagaggcagagacacaggcagagggagaagcaggctccatgccgggagcccgacctgggactcgatcccgggactccaggatcgcgctctgggccaaaggcaggcgccaaaccgctgagccacccagggatccccctcaagaGACTGTTTTACATGAAACCTGTCCCCAAAGGCCCGCACATCTCAAGGCAGCGGAGGCAGTGGAAAAGGAGGGCCCATCAGTTACCTACGACCTAATCACCTTCCTCCAAATCCAGCCTTGGGATCCTGGCTGTGGTCTACAAGTCAGAGTGATCACTGAACTGCGCTGCCATCACCGGGACAATAGCTCTCAGCTCCATCCACGCGCAGGTCAGCTTCTGAAAccgatatttatttatttatttatttatttatttatttatttatttatttatttatttatttatttcaaaccGATAGTTTAATCCCGAACTGTAATTCCCAGCCGGCGCGACTTGCCTCCGGCATCCTTTGCAAAACGCCCTTACTGTGCTACACAGGGAAGTAGGAGGTAAATACTGAAGTATCAGGAAGGCACGTTGATGCGCACATCCACATGACAACCACCAGGCAGGAGATCACTGGAAGATTCAAGGAGGGATTCTGACGCCTGCACCAAGTACAGCGAGCCTCCACGTAGGCAGGAGCCACACACGTGGACTCTGTGGGGTGTGTTCAAGTGGTGATGGGCACCAGGCGCAGCCCTGCCGTTCACGACAGGAGACTCAAACCGTGAACGATTGTGGGTGAAGCGCTggccaagaaaagaaaggaacagctTCCAAGGCTTCCCCGAAGCCGCCTTCCTGCGCAAATTGGCGTGGACCGGGACCTTacggggtgtgtgtgggggggggcggggggggagtgCGTATTCCTCGGATCGGTTGCGTGCCTTGGGCGTTAAGTGTAAAGCAAGGGTCTGGCCCTGCCGCGGAGGTGGAGGTGCGGGCGGTGGGCCTCGTGGCCTGCAGGCGGAGGCCACAATAGGAGGAGGCCTAGGCCTGGAGGGCTAGGCCTgcagcccgcccgcccgcccgtgGCCTGCAGAGAGCGCACGTGCGCACAAGCAGATGCtccggtgggggcggggaggggggcggaggcaGGGGCACTGAgcccgggaggggggcgggggggctcccaTCCACTTCCGGCCCAGCCCCCAGCGACTCCAGAGGCGGCGCCCTGGTGGCTCCAACACGTGTAGCTGTTTCCCCGAATCCCAGGTACGTTGCGTTGCGTGGTGCTTTCGTGGGGCGGGCTTCTGGCCGACCATTTGCAAGTCAGGCTGGTGGCTCCCGCTGTGCAGCTGCGGCGCTTGCGAGACGTGAGAGATGGAAGTAGAGTCCTCAAGGCGCTTGCGTTTTCTCTACTTTGTAGGGCCCCTTTTGCAGCACGATGCAGCAGGCCGTAGAACGAGCTCTGGACCGTGCGGACTATGTCATCGCGAGTGCCCAGCAGAGGCCTCCTAAAAGGAAATGCTCGTCGAGTGGGGCAGCCTCTCTGTTTGAAAAGCTCTATGACATCTACGTGGAAGAGTGTGGGAAAGAGCCCGAGGCTACGGAGGAACTGAGAAGCAACGCGAACTTGTTAGAGAAGCTGGTTAGGAGAGAGTCGTTGGCGTGTTTAGTGGTCAACCTACACCCAGGAGGGGAGGGATATTCGCTGATGCTGGAGGGGAAGCAGGGCTCCTGCTCGGAGACCATTCGGCTGCCTTACGAGGAAGGCGAGCTGCTCGAATACCTGGATGCTGAAGAGTTGCCTCCTGCCCTGGTGGATCTCCTGGAACAATCTCAGGTTAACATTTTCCACTGTGGGTGTGTCATAGCACAGGTACGGGACTACAGGCAGTGCAGCCACGGGGAGCCTGCCGGCTACCAGACCAGGCACGTTCTCCTGCGCCCCACGATGCAGACCTTAGCCTGCGACATGCAGTCCATAACCAGCGACGGCCAGCAGTGGACCGAGGAAGAGAAACTGTTGCTTGAGAGCCAGCTGATCTTGGCCACCGCCGAACCCCTGTGTCTTGACCCTTCTCTGTCAGTAGCCTGCGCTGCAAACAGGCTGCTCTATAACAAGCAGAAGATGAACACTCGCCCGATGAAAAGGAGCTTCAGGAGGTATTCCGCACCCTCTCTGACTCGCCAGCAGGAGCTGTCTCAATGCCCACCTCCTCCCGAGCTGGGACTATGGGCCTCTTGCAAAAAAAGCAGACAAAGCCAAGCCGGGCAGCGGTACGACCTCAAGATTTCTAAAGCAGGGAGCTGTGTGGATCTGTGGAAACGGAGGCCCTGTGACTTGGCCGTCCCTTCTGAAGTGGATGTGCAGAAATACGCCAGAGGGAAGAGGCCGGCCAGATGCCACGTCTCCCCTGCAGGGGTCTGGCCAGCCCCCGAGGTAAGAGACGATGGTGTGTTTGGCTATGAAGGCGGCCGTGAGCCTCAGACAACGGAGCCGGCCTCCACGCAGCCGCCGAGCAACCCACCTTTCTGTGGACAGAGAAGGCCCTGGCACAGAGCCGGCCGTGAGCGACCGACGTCTCCTCCGCGCTCGGCCACAGATGGCCGTCCGAACCGCGTCCCGCCCGAGTCCAAGGCTGACGCCGGGAGGCTAGTCGTTCGGCCGGAGGCGGTGGGCCAGCAGAAGGCCCGGGGCCCGGCCACCGCGTGGTCACCCGGCCCCAGCGGCTCAGCCGGCCCCGGCGGGCCTCCTCCCGGGAAACCAGCGCAACAgccgacgacgacgacgacgacgacgacgacgacggcGGCGGTGTCGGTTTGGTCTCCAGTCCTGGGGAAGGGCGTCAGACACCCACCTCTGCGCATCAGACTTCcctggagctcaggagagagCTGGCCAGGTGACAGTTTTCCTCCAGGGGAGGAGGCCAGCAGCTTCCTTCAGTCGCCACCTCCCGCTCCTGCTCCGGCGCCACCCAGTCTTTCCCAGAAACCCTCCGTGGGCCTGCCTGGAGTTAGCCCGCTTCCCGCAGCCGCCCTGTCCACCGGCAGCTCCTCGCAGGGGACCCTGGCGCCCAGGGTCCCTGCCGACTCCCAGCCGCCGCCCGGGGAAGCGATCCGAGTTCGCGCGCTTCCCGCGGCCGCCCTGGCCGCCCCGGTCTCGGCCTGGGCCGGGGCCTCGGCCTCGGCCAACTCCCAGCGGCCCTCTGGGGAGGCCgactccccgccgccgccgcctggggACGCGATCCGAGTTCGCGCGCTTCCCGcggccgccccggccgccgccagCTCCTCACAGAGGCCCCCGGCCGCCCGGGTCTCGGCCAAGTCCCAGCCGCCGCCTGGGGAAGCGATCCGAGTTCGCGCGCTCTCTGCAGCCGCCCTGGCCGCCGCCAGCTCCTCACAGAGGCCCCCGGCCACCCCGGCCACCCCGGCCACCCCGGCCTCGGCCAAGTCCCAGAAGTCCGCTGTGGAACTGATTCGAGTCAGCATGTTTCCTGCAGGCGCTTTGCCCACCGCCGGCTCCTCATCAAGAACCACGGCCACCCCGGTCACGGTCAAGTCCCAGAAATCCTCTGTGACTCAGGACGCTGGAGTTAGCAGGCTGCCCACGACCACCCTGTCCCCCGCCAGCTCCTCCCAGAGCAGCCCGGCCACCCCGGTCACGGCCACGTCCGCCGGCCGCAGCGTCGTCGTCCAAGCGGCGGGCCCTGGCGGCCGAGCCCAGGCTGTGGCGggggcctgcagccccaggcagggctctaCCGCCGGCTCCGCGGCTCCTGCGGCAAGTAAGCCCAGCAGCGCGCCCTCGGGAGCTCGGCCACCAGAGGCAGTGTCCTCTGCGCCGCCGGTCCGCGttcagtttttcttaaaaagcGCTTCAGGCCTCAGGCCAGTGACTCTCCTGGAGCTTCGGCAAGATTCGCTCCTTCTGAACGCCGGGCAGCAGCCAGAGCAGAAGGTCTATCAGCTGATTCCCCAGGACCGACTCCAGCAAGCCCTCACTCCCGGCCCTCCGCAGCCAGTGCCACAGGGGTCAAGTGCGCAAGGTGCGGCGAGTCCAAGAGCGGCCTCTTCTGCTCAGCCAGCCGTGCTCGTGAAGTTCGGTGCAGAAGGCAGTTTGCCGCAGCCCCAGGCAGCGGTGTCGGCGCTGGCACAGCTCGGCTCTGCAGAGAGCCAGAGAACACCCGGGCAGAGCCAGCCTCGTCCTCTGCAGGCACTGCAGCTGTCCCCTGCGTCGTCgtcgcagccccagccccagcgccagcgccagcgccagcccccgccccggggtcAGCCCCAGCTGAAGCCCCGGCCCCAGtctcaccccccagccccagccccagccccagccccagccccagcctcagtcccagccccagccccagcctcagcatcacccccagccccagccccagaagCAGGTACAACAACTGAGAATCTTGCAGGGCCCCAGCTGCAGCCTCAGCCCtagtcccagccccagccccagcctcagccccagcctcAGTGTCAGCCctcgccccagccccagccccagccccagccccagcctcagtgTCAGCccttgccccagccccagcctcagtcccagccccagccccagccccagccccagggtcagccctagccccagccccagcctcagccccagccccagtaTCACCCCCAGCCCCGGTCTGACTCCCAGTCTcacccccagcctcagccccagccctAGCCTCAGCTCCGGAAGCAGGTACAACAGCTGAGAATCTTGCAGGGCCCTGCAGCTGTGACCATGGTAGCAGCCCAGATGCCTGGGCCACCTCAGGGCCAGCAGGCCGCAAGCCAGTCCAAAGGTAAAATGACCAGAGACCCGCCTTCCCCTCCCCAGTTCTGAGTCTTGCATTATTTTCTGTCTATTTTAAAAGCACcagagcgggatccctgggtggctcagcggtttggcgcctgcctttggcccagggtgcgatcctggagacccgggatcaaatcccacgtcgggctcccggtgcatggagcctgcttctccctctgcctgtgtctctgcctctctctctctgtgtgactatcataaataaataaaaatttataaaaaaaataaataaataaaagcaccagAGCATCCACCCAGGTGACCTCCCGATTTTTGACTTCACGTTGGGtggttttggtgtttttgttttccataagGTATCGGTATTTTACGGTGAGATGTCTAAACTCTACGGAAGCACAACCTCATGAGCGTTATGTAGAAACAAGGCAGCGATTTAAGAACCTGGGATTGTGTTGCTTTGTTGTTGTAGCTGTAGACTGAGTTCTCTTTAGGAGAATGTTCTGCGGTGTCCTCAGCTCCACACTAGGTTCAGTCTAAAGTCCTAAAGCTgaggatccccgggtggctcagcggtttagcgcctgcctttggcccagggcgcgatcctggagtcccgggatcgagtcccacgccgggctcctggcgtggagcctgcttctccctcctcctgtgtctctgcccctctctctctctctctctgtctatcctaaataaataaataaatcttaaaaaaaaataaagtcctaaagCCTATAATTTCTCGAAAACGATAAAACGACAACTAGCAGTCATTTAaacctggtatttttttttttttatctgaaaacttTTAGATGTGTTACAAACCCTGACCTGAAGTGTACGGGCTTCAGCGTTTTTTGAGTGTGCGGTTCAGCGATGCTGACTGGATTCACGTCGTTGCGTGAAGGACCTCTGGAATGGTTCTCCTCTTGCGAAAGCGAAACTCTATCCCCGCGGAGCAGCAGCTccccatttccccatttccccctctccGCAGCCCGGGCACCCACCGTGCTCCGTTCTGGTTCCCGCAGCTGGACCGCCTCGGGTACCTGGGTGAAGCGGCATCGCGGGGCAGCCGTGTCCTTTGGTGACTGGCTCACTCCGCGCAGCCAGTAAGGGACGTCCTCAAGGTTCGCCCACGTTGTCGCGTGGGACGCCAAGGTCGTAGCTTTCTAAACATGGTTTCCCTGTGCATAGTCTGTGCTGAAGTGACCTATTAAATACCAGAGACAGCTTTGAGAGGAATGGCCTTGGTGTGTGCTCTAAAAGGTCTGTGCACGGTGTGGTCACTGCAGTTTTTACAAAGGCGTTTTGAGAGAAGAGGTGACGCCCACCGAGAGGTGATGTGCTTGTCAGGCCTGTGTGGAGGATGTGGGAGACCTCCCAATGGGCAGCGTGGCTCAGGGGCGCCCTGCTTGGTGGTGGCCCCGGGCTGCTGCTTTAGCATCAGTGCCCCCCAGTCCCCGCGCCCCCTCAGGCCCCGCAGAGCTCAGCCCCTCTCCTCCAGGTGCAAGCTGGCCTTGAAAAGGCACTTGTGGGATGTCTCGCTTCCTCCCTGTACAGTCGTTGACTTGCTTTAGAACTGCAGGTTATTTGCGGGCGCTAAACAGCTAAGCGTTCGAAAATGAGCTTGCTTTATTTGCTCTTCAAGTGTCGGCAACCTCTCTGTCAGGTTCCGAAGCGGAATCCACccgtttctttctctctttttttaatatatttttttttattggagttcagtttgccaacatacagcataacactcagtgctcatcccatcaagtgcccccctcagtgcccgtcacccagtcacccccgcccacctccctttcctcccactcattttctctcctttcccctttattcccttccacccgtgtttctttctccctgtctcttcctGGTGGCCATCAGTTGTTCAGCAGCCCCGGCTCCCCCGTGTCTGTCTGTCCCCGCTTGCTTGTCTCAGTGGGGCTCAAGATATCCCTGAAGTTCTTGctgtttcccctttctttttttggaggtgTAGTTCACCTAAGCGCCGAGTAACCGGTTTCAGGCGTACAGCTGAGTGGCATTGACTATGCTTCCAGCGCTCTGGGACCGCCAGCTCCAGTTCCAGAACAGTTTCGTCACCCCAAAGAAAGCTCTGGAGCCAGGAAGCCCTGGctgcccatcctcccctcccccagccccggaAACACCAGTTTGCTTCCTGTGTCTGTGGACTTCCCTGTTGTAGATATTTGCTGATGATGGCATCAGATGGCACGTGACCTTCCTTGCCTGGCCTGTCTCACTGGGCATAAGGTGTTTGAGGTTCGCCTGTGGTGTAACGCGTATCGGGCTTTGTTCGTTCTAGTCGGGCCGAAGAACGTTCCCTGGCGTGCATATAGCACATTGTGTCTACCCGTTGTTCATTGGTGGACGTgtaggttgcttccacctcttggccaTTGTGAGTACCGTTGGCTAGGAGCGTTGGTGTACATGTAGTTTCTTGAGAGCTTCTCATATTTCATTCCATTACGGTTTTCTAAGGGGCACCCTGTCGCCAGATAATGTGTTTTTCTATGTACACATGCATGCTGCCTGCCTTTTGCCCTAGGAGAAAAGGGAGGTGTTGCCTGGCAGCCCAAAAGAGATGAACAAAGAGGCAGGGAACTGGTGCTTCCTGCTTGATCAACCCCGACTGTCCTGGGCCTGCTGTCCCAGCCCCGGTAAGGGGGGATTTCGACCAACTTCAAGAAATGAGTCAGCTCTGCCACGTGCGTGACGCTGAGCCTGCTAGGGCCCTTAGGTAACCCGTCCCGGACATCGTTGTGCATGTGCCTGCACTTTTCACGAGTGAGCCAGTGTAATGACCGCTCGGTAAGAGGAATCAACCGGACACCTGCACTGCGAATCTCACCTGATTTGATGTAGTTCTTTCCTTTTGCCCTCTCGGTACTGGTGACCCTTGAACAGTGTGGGGGTTAGGGGCGCCGAGTCCCCACGAGGTCAAAAAGTCTGTATCTCTTGCCTAACCAAAAAGTTAACTCCTCATAGCCTACTGCTGACCAGAAGCTTTGCCGATCATGCAAACACTCGACTGACATGCGTTTTGTTTATTATTGGTAGTATAtgctgtgttcttacaataaactaTGTTAGAGATAACAAATATCATGCAAATTATTAGGAGGACAGAATACATGTACCGTAGTCTACGGTATTTCTCGAAAAAATATGCTTATAATGGACTTGAGAGACGTAAATCTATGTTGTTTAGGGTTCAGTTATGCTACAGGGAGACATAGGTGAACTTGGCCTTGAGTCATGTGGCGCTTCCTTCCCAGGCCAGTAAATAAATTCAGCTTTGTGTGACATTACCATTGGTggtctttgtttatttccttgtAATATTCCTTACCAAGGTGTGTACTTCATGGAATGTGTCTTTTGAGGATATTAACTACCTTTGTTTTGCGAATAAAAGTGAAATTCTTTTTAGCATCTTGAGAACCTGGAGACTCTTCTTAACCATACGTCAAATTCATCATCTTAGTCTAAATTAGATTCATGCAGCCTGTGTATTCATGACTTAATGACTGACCAACATGCAGTGGTTGTTTTAAAGTAGTTGGCTCCAGAATTTTCCCATGGGGAGCAAAGAAGATGGTCCAGGAGATGACCATCTAGGAAACTCCTGGGTGGGCCCATATAGCAGGACATGTCTGGCAATTGGGGCCTCTGTGACAGGCCGGAGTATCTCAACagaattgtatctttttttttttttttttcaagcagaaTTGTATCTTTTGAATGGTACTTGCAAGCGCAGAGAAGGGTCTGGTTCTAGGTCACTGctatccaataaaaatataatttgggccccacatataatttaaaatttctagtcaggttttattaaataaatagaaacagaagtAATCACCCTTAATAATTTACCCAGTATATACAAAAGATTATCATTTCTACATgtaatcaataatttttttaaaaaaagattttatttatttattcataaaagacacagagaatggcagagagaggcagacatatgagaaggaggcttcatgcaaggagcccgatgtgggactcgattccaggactccaagatcacgccctgagcggaaggcagacgcttaaccactgagccaccaggtgtcccataatcaataattttttaaagattttatttgtaagtaatctctacacccaatgtggggcttgaactcacaatccagaTGTCAAGAGTCCCAGGCTCCCCTGAA
The nucleotide sequence above comes from Canis lupus dingo isolate Sandy chromosome X, ASM325472v2, whole genome shotgun sequence. Encoded proteins:
- the LOC112655282 gene encoding transcription factor SPT20 homolog; its protein translation is MQQAVERALDRADYVIASAQQRPPKRKCSSSGAASLFEKLYDIYVEECGKEPEATEELRSNANLLEKLVRRESLACLVVNLHPGGEGYSLMLEGKQGSCSETIRLPYEEGELLEYLDAEELPPALVDLLEQSQVNIFHCGCVIAQVRDYRQCSHGEPAGYQTRHVLLRPTMQTLACDMQSITSDGQQWTEEEKLLLESQLILATAEPLCLDPSLSVACAANRLLYNKQKMNTRPMKRSFRRYSAPSLTRQQELSQCPPPPELGLWASCKKSRQSQAGQRYDLKISKAGSCVDLWKRRPCDLAVPSEVDVQKYARGKRPARCHVSPAGVWPAPEVRDDGVFGYEGGREPQTTEPASTQPPSNPPFCGQRRPWHRAGRERPTSPPRSATDGRPNRVPPESKADAGRLVVRPEAVGQQKARGPATAWSPGPSGSAGPGGPPPGKPAQQPTTTTTTTTTTAAVSVWSPVLGKGVRHPPLRIRLPWSSGESWPGDSFPPGEEASSFLQSPPPAPAPAPPSLSQKPSVGLPGVSPLPAAALSTGSSSQGTLAPRVPADSQPPPGEAIRVRALPAAALAAPVSAWAGASASANSQRPSGEADSPPPPPGDAIRVRALPAAAPAAASSSQRPPAARVSAKSQPPPGEAIRVRALSAAALAAASSSQRPPATPATPATPASAKSQKSAVELIRVSMFPAGALPTAGSSSRTTATPVTVKSQKSSVTQDAGVSRLPTTTLSPASSSQSSPATPVTATSAGRSVVVQAAGPGGRAQAVAGACSPRQGSTAGSAAPAASKPSSAPSGARPPEAVSSAPPVRVQFFLKSASGLRPVTLLELRQDSLLLNAGQQPEQKVYQLIPQDRLQQALTPGPPQPVPQGSSAQGAASPRAASSAQPAVLVKFGAEGSLPQPQAAVSALAQLGSAESQRTPGQSQPRPLQALQLSPASSSQPQPQRQRQRQPPPRGQPQLKPRPQSHPPAPAPAPAPAPASVPAPAPASASPPAPAPEAGTTTENLAGPQLQPQP